Below is a genomic region from bacterium.
TTTTCCGAGGTGAACGTGGGCCGTCTCGAGAATTTCGAGACGGGTGCCACGCTCGATACGGACGTGCTCCGGGCCGCGGGCTTTGTCCGCAAGGTGTCCCGGGATGGAGTGAAGATTCTCGGGGCCGGGAAGATTGCGAAAGCCCTGCATCTGAAGGTACAGGGCTGCACCGCCTCGGCCCGCAAGAAGGTCGAAGGGGCCGGAGGGAGCATCGAGATCGTGGCGCTCCCGAAGGCGGGTCCGAAGAAAGCGAGCGAATAAATGGCAGGCGGCGGCATCCCCAATATTTTCCAGGTCCCCGAGTTGAAGAAGCGGATTTTCTTCACGATCGGCATACTGGCGGTCTACCGGCTCGGCGCGCACATCCCGACGCCGGGGATCGATGCGGTGGCGCTCGCCGCCTTCTTCGCCGAACTCGGGCGGAGCGGAAGCACGCTGATGCAGTTCTTTGACATGTTCACCGGAGGCGCGCTCAGCCAGCTCACCATCTTCGCCCTCGGCATCATGCCCTACATCAGCGCCTCCATCATCATGGAGCTGTTGACGGTGGTGGTTCCCCATCTCGAGCGGCTGAAGAAAGAAGGCGAGTCCGGCCGCAAGAAGATGAACCAGTACTCCCGCTACGGCACCGTCGTTCTCGCCACCGTCCAGGGGTTCGGCATCGCGGCGGGCATCGAGCAGATGACCGCTCCGACGGGGCAGCTCATCGTGCCCGATCCGGGCTGGAGTTTCCGCCTGCTGACGGTCCTCACCCTCGTGTCGGGGACGGCGTTCATCATGTGGCTCGGCGAGCAGATCACCGAAAGGGGCATCGGCAACGGCATCTCGCTGATCATCTTCTCGGGGATCGTCGTGGGGCTGCCCAGCGCCACGCTGAACACCATCCGCCTGGTGCGGGGCGGGGAGCTTTCCATCTTTCTCGTTCTCCTCCTTGTGGCCGGCATGATCGCGGTGGTGGGGCTGGTGGTGTGGTTCGAAGCCGGGCAAAGACGCATCCGAATCCAGTACGCCAAGCGCGTGGTGGGGCGGAAGATGGCCGGCGGCCAGGAGTCGCACTTGCCTCTCAAGGTGAACACATCGGGCGTGATTCCGCCGATCTTCGCCAGCTCGATCATTCTTTTCCCGGCGACCATCGCCCAGTTTTCCGGCATCCCCTGGTTGCAGGACATCAGCGCGGCGCTCTCCCCCGGAAACTCGCTTTACGTCATCGTTACGGTCTTGATGATTTTTTTCTTTTCGTATTTCTACACGGCGATTATTTTCAACCCGATGGATGTGGCGGACAACCTTCGGAAATACGGAGGCTTCGTTCCGGGGCGCCGCCCCGGCCGGCCGACCGCCGACTTCATTGACAGAACCTTGAGCCGGCTCACCTTCATCGGGGCGATTTACCTGAGCGCGATCGTCATTTTACCGACCTATCTGATCCGTTGGTTCAACGTCCCGTTCTTCTTCGGCGGGACCGCGCTTTTGATCGTAGTCGGCGTGGCGGTGGATACCCAGCGCCAGATTGAGAGTCATCTGGTCATGCGCAACTACGAAGGCTTTTTGAAGCGCGGGCGGATGCGGGGAAGGACGGCGTAGTGAAGATCGTTCTGTTCGGGCCTCCCGGGGCCGGCAAGGGAACCCAGGGCGCACGCTTGAGCGAGAAGTACGATATCCCCCA
It encodes:
- the rplO gene encoding 50S ribosomal protein L15 produces the protein MAKDAKQEKTYTRLEDLAGKHGTTHARKRVGRGSGSGHGKTSARGMKGAQSRSGYSRKTGFEGGQMPLQRRLPKRGFNNIFAKDFSEVNVGRLENFETGATLDTDVLRAAGFVRKVSRDGVKILGAGKIAKALHLKVQGCTASARKKVEGAGGSIEIVALPKAGPKKASE
- the secY gene encoding preprotein translocase subunit SecY — protein: MAGGGIPNIFQVPELKKRIFFTIGILAVYRLGAHIPTPGIDAVALAAFFAELGRSGSTLMQFFDMFTGGALSQLTIFALGIMPYISASIIMELLTVVVPHLERLKKEGESGRKKMNQYSRYGTVVLATVQGFGIAAGIEQMTAPTGQLIVPDPGWSFRLLTVLTLVSGTAFIMWLGEQITERGIGNGISLIIFSGIVVGLPSATLNTIRLVRGGELSIFLVLLLVAGMIAVVGLVVWFEAGQRRIRIQYAKRVVGRKMAGGQESHLPLKVNTSGVIPPIFASSIILFPATIAQFSGIPWLQDISAALSPGNSLYVIVTVLMIFFFSYFYTAIIFNPMDVADNLRKYGGFVPGRRPGRPTADFIDRTLSRLTFIGAIYLSAIVILPTYLIRWFNVPFFFGGTALLIVVGVAVDTQRQIESHLVMRNYEGFLKRGRMRGRTA